In bacterium, the following proteins share a genomic window:
- the pilM gene encoding pilus assembly protein PilM: MYELNTTHQDQEEQALSSVRLMNLIQTGDNGNGHSKTQAVANPSLDQFVAGHEESLKHSGDRIEPSAPVMPEIQLDFSAPFNPKQRIPWLLRPFAQKTIGLEVNSRFIRASKIRRYGKKAEIIQMEEIDLAIGKSSDELVVTQYLKQISKTMRFGSTDVISAIGGMDVNLRLLKMPKVTRQDLHEALLWKNKKELHFFNDAPVQLQYIILDELPSNPNEFYVLVMAVKDDLIQQHLQLLKRAGIEPSKLVIKPVAHWNLLNRNPDKGRHSLMIDIGYENSLVTFFRDDTLQFAREIPIGGNHFTTALMETIFVDNVSYVLSWDEAEDIKQSMGLIIDPIDGKTMQGIPYSEIAVMMRPVAERFVSEIKMSLDYYLENFKSVTFDHVYVNGNSVKLKNLTPFLERHIGHTLEIPHPQEHLGDASSNHVNEQKNFIAFFDSVGAALSHGVEFNFLPQVLKKEIRYRHGASWLGLTLFLVCAVLGGFTFLMNIERHSLNDINASLQTSLQQIREQNGEFDKLENEQLQLKMTELQLRSEIKTDSLVNYILKMISNVTPDEIAIDDMTWGNAFNAIQVDRLKVNKQMKANSMNAPDKIESNELRIKGVVYKDVFYADIHLLNFISAIEKTNFFSEVSLREKRRDVTDERLFFEIIANKARP; the protein is encoded by the coding sequence ATGTATGAATTGAACACCACTCATCAGGATCAGGAAGAGCAAGCGCTCTCCAGCGTCCGTCTCATGAACCTGATCCAGACCGGCGATAACGGTAACGGGCATTCCAAAACGCAAGCCGTGGCGAATCCCAGCCTCGATCAATTTGTTGCCGGGCATGAAGAAAGTCTTAAACATTCCGGCGATCGTATCGAACCGTCCGCCCCCGTCATGCCGGAAATTCAGTTGGATTTCTCAGCGCCCTTTAATCCGAAACAACGCATCCCCTGGCTTTTACGTCCGTTCGCCCAAAAAACGATCGGGCTCGAAGTCAATTCCCGCTTCATCCGCGCTTCCAAAATTCGCCGCTACGGAAAAAAAGCCGAAATCATTCAGATGGAAGAAATCGATCTGGCCATCGGCAAATCCAGCGACGAATTGGTCGTCACGCAATACCTCAAGCAAATTTCCAAAACCATGCGCTTCGGCTCGACGGACGTGATCTCGGCCATCGGAGGCATGGACGTCAATCTCCGCCTCCTGAAAATGCCCAAAGTCACCCGGCAGGATCTTCACGAGGCGTTGCTATGGAAAAACAAAAAAGAATTGCATTTTTTCAATGACGCCCCGGTGCAATTACAATACATCATTCTCGATGAATTGCCGTCCAATCCGAATGAATTCTACGTCCTCGTCATGGCCGTCAAAGACGATCTGATCCAACAGCACTTGCAATTACTCAAACGCGCCGGCATCGAGCCGAGCAAACTCGTGATCAAACCGGTCGCGCATTGGAATCTTCTGAACCGCAATCCGGACAAAGGCCGTCACAGCCTGATGATCGACATCGGTTATGAAAACAGCCTTGTGACCTTCTTCCGCGACGATACGCTTCAGTTTGCGCGTGAAATTCCTATCGGCGGCAATCATTTTACGACCGCGCTGATGGAAACCATTTTTGTCGATAATGTGTCGTACGTGCTGAGCTGGGATGAAGCGGAAGATATCAAACAATCGATGGGCTTGATCATCGATCCGATCGACGGCAAAACCATGCAAGGCATTCCCTATTCTGAAATCGCCGTGATGATGCGGCCGGTCGCCGAACGTTTTGTGTCGGAAATCAAAATGTCGCTCGATTACTACCTTGAAAATTTCAAGTCAGTTACGTTCGATCACGTGTACGTCAACGGCAATTCCGTCAAACTGAAAAATCTCACGCCATTCCTGGAACGGCATATCGGCCATACGCTCGAGATTCCACATCCGCAGGAACATCTCGGCGACGCGTCTTCAAACCATGTCAACGAACAGAAAAACTTTATTGCCTTCTTCGATAGCGTCGGCGCGGCGTTATCGCACGGCGTGGAATTCAATTTTTTACCGCAAGTTTTGAAAAAAGAAATCCGTTACCGGCACGGCGCATCGTGGCTTGGCTTGACGCTATTCCTCGTGTGCGCCGTTCTGGGCGGATTCACTTTCCTGATGAATATCGAACGCCATAGCCTTAACGATATCAATGCGTCCCTGCAAACGTCGCTTCAGCAAATACGCGAACAAAACGGAGAATTCGATAAACTTGAAAACGAACAATTGCAACTGAAGATGACGGAATTACAGCTTCGCTCCGAAATCAAAACGGATTCATTAGTCAATTATATCCTGAAAATGATCAGCAATGTGACACCGGATGAAATCGCCATTGACGACATGACGTGGGGCAACGCTTTCAATGCGATACAGGTCGACCGCCTGAAAGTGAATAAACAAATGAAGGCCAACAGCATGAATGCACCGGATAAGATCGAATCGAACGAACTCCGGATCAAAGGCGTCGTCTACAAAGACGTTTTCTACGCGGACATTCACCTTCTGAATTTCATCAGCGCGATCGAGAAAACTAATTTCTTCAGTGAAGTCAGTTTGCGCGAAAAACGCCGCGACGTCACCGATGAACGGCTGTTTTTTGAAATCATTGCCAATAAAGCGAGGCCGTGA
- a CDS encoding AAA family ATPase: MNYPSVLFNGSMRKNPFSISPDPQLFYFSRQHVECLQALESSIRLRSGMSVVLGGVGMGKTTVGRILIRLFQDKPEYIFRLILDPQFNSELEFLAHLSQLFEIKTKAQTVLEYKEALQNFLYFKGINEKKIPVLIIDEGQKLSPAMMEIIRGLLNYETNEFKLLQVVILAQMEFTENIRSMPNFMDRIAAAYILNPFSEEELIRMIDHRLRKTTHEHVQDVFSEPALKQIYDYSQGFPRKAINLCQQAYLVRVNEQLGRIEEDVLTHNIRRKEVAYV, from the coding sequence ATGAATTATCCATCGGTTTTATTCAACGGATCCATGAGAAAAAATCCTTTCTCGATTTCACCCGATCCTCAGCTTTTTTACTTCTCACGCCAGCACGTGGAATGCCTGCAGGCGCTGGAATCGTCGATCCGCCTGCGCTCCGGTATGAGCGTCGTATTGGGCGGCGTCGGCATGGGCAAAACCACCGTCGGCCGTATTCTCATCCGCCTCTTCCAGGACAAACCCGAATACATTTTCAGACTGATCCTCGATCCGCAATTCAATTCCGAACTCGAATTTCTCGCGCACCTCAGCCAGCTTTTTGAGATCAAAACCAAAGCGCAAACGGTGCTCGAATACAAAGAAGCGTTGCAAAACTTCCTGTACTTCAAAGGCATCAACGAAAAGAAAATCCCCGTGCTCATTATCGACGAAGGCCAAAAGCTATCCCCGGCGATGATGGAAATTATCCGTGGCCTGCTGAACTACGAAACCAACGAATTCAAATTGCTCCAAGTCGTCATTTTGGCGCAGATGGAATTTACCGAGAACATCCGCAGTATGCCCAATTTCATGGACCGCATCGCCGCCGCGTATATTCTCAATCCTTTTTCGGAAGAAGAATTGATCCGGATGATCGATCACCGCTTGCGCAAAACCACACACGAACACGTGCAGGATGTTTTCTCCGAACCGGCACTGAAACAAATTTATGATTACAGCCAGGGATTCCCGCGCAAAGCGATCAATCTGTGCCAACAGGCGTACTTAGTGCGCGTAAATGAACAATTGGGACGGATCGAAGAAGACGTACTCACGCACAACATTCGCCGCAAAGAGGTTGCGTATGTATGA